A region from the Oceanidesulfovibrio marinus genome encodes:
- a CDS encoding phosphoribosyltransferase: MVNTTLRREGEVIEVKELRGKHGVFADRHDAGMQLARLLAPEFQDCPDCLILAIPSGGVPVGIAVAETLHLPLELMLVRKIQIPGNTEAGYGAVTLTGEVFYNEALLARLDLDAETKKLGVQTVRDELEERNRVFRDGRPAPDLSGKTVILVDDGLASGFTMLAALAAARNNGASRKIVAVPTAPWRSLAMVSPESDDGIYCANLHGEGSFAVASAYRNWYDLDKDEVVRLLHATTAMAHG; this comes from the coding sequence ATGGTCAATACCACTCTCCGTCGCGAAGGCGAGGTCATCGAAGTCAAGGAGCTACGCGGCAAGCACGGCGTGTTTGCGGACAGACACGACGCCGGAATGCAGCTGGCGAGGCTCCTTGCCCCGGAATTCCAGGACTGCCCGGACTGCCTGATCCTCGCCATTCCCTCTGGCGGCGTTCCCGTCGGCATTGCCGTTGCGGAAACGCTCCATCTGCCGCTGGAGCTCATGCTCGTGCGCAAGATTCAGATACCCGGCAACACCGAGGCTGGCTACGGCGCCGTCACCCTGACCGGCGAGGTCTTTTACAATGAGGCCCTGCTGGCCCGGTTGGACCTGGACGCTGAGACAAAGAAGCTAGGCGTGCAGACGGTGCGCGATGAGCTGGAGGAACGAAACCGCGTTTTCCGGGATGGACGCCCGGCACCGGACCTGAGCGGCAAGACGGTCATCCTTGTTGACGACGGCCTTGCCTCCGGCTTCACCATGCTCGCAGCCCTGGCCGCCGCGCGCAACAACGGCGCCAGTCGAAAAATCGTCGCCGTGCCCACGGCGCCGTGGCGCTCCCTGGCCATGGTCTCCCCGGAGTCCGACGACGGCATCTACTGCGCCAATCTCCACGGCGAAGGGTCCTTTGCCGTGGCGAGCGCGTACCGCAACTGGTATGATCTGGACAAGGACGAGGTGGTGCGCCTTCTGCACGCCACCACCGCAATGGCGCACGGTTGA
- a CDS encoding DUF401 family protein → MLTFASLIPLAKVIAAFAAMLVCIRLRINLAISIIIGSFILVLAFGHGPLFWLQAAGQGLMYEQTLFLAGIVGAIMLLSDVLEKTAQAERLMESLVGYLHRPRIALAFFPALIGLLPMPGGAVFSAPLVKRVADPMDLDAPLLSVINYWFRHVWELAWPLYPGVILASSLANVPLVEIALFLSPSPILALVLGWFFYLRRVPKTRRAAVKESITASLKELSLSSAPPAPSLRRALYEGLPILIGIGGALGLEGMIAVLFPGMPYEWGVIAALVAAVVCSLIQNGKSIGFMLPLLFSKRLGSMLLVIAAIFIFKETLTQTHAVEEIAKVASGSAALIFTTVFMPFFVGAVAGINVAFVGASFPLFLGMLDTLGMQDQTMRYVALGMFSGMSGVLVSPIHLCFILTCQYFGADLAKAWRLLVVPCMLVLGFGFLYFMMLG, encoded by the coding sequence ATGTTAACGTTCGCCTCCCTTATCCCGTTGGCCAAAGTCATCGCCGCCTTTGCAGCCATGCTTGTCTGCATTCGACTTCGTATCAATCTCGCTATCTCCATTATTATCGGCAGCTTCATACTCGTTCTGGCTTTCGGCCACGGCCCGTTGTTCTGGCTGCAGGCGGCCGGACAAGGGCTGATGTACGAACAGACCCTGTTTCTCGCCGGCATCGTCGGGGCCATCATGCTCCTGTCCGACGTGCTCGAAAAAACGGCGCAGGCCGAGCGCCTCATGGAGTCGCTGGTCGGCTATCTCCATCGCCCGCGTATCGCTCTCGCCTTTTTTCCCGCACTCATCGGCCTGCTCCCCATGCCGGGTGGCGCGGTCTTTTCCGCACCCTTGGTCAAACGAGTGGCCGACCCCATGGACCTCGACGCGCCGTTGCTGAGTGTCATCAATTACTGGTTCCGCCACGTCTGGGAGCTCGCCTGGCCGCTTTATCCGGGCGTCATCCTGGCATCCAGCCTCGCCAACGTGCCCCTGGTGGAGATCGCGCTTTTCCTCAGCCCGTCGCCCATCCTGGCCCTGGTGCTTGGCTGGTTCTTCTACCTGCGCCGTGTTCCCAAAACGCGTCGCGCCGCCGTCAAGGAATCGATCACAGCCTCACTCAAGGAGCTGAGCCTGTCGTCGGCCCCGCCTGCCCCATCCTTGCGCCGGGCCCTCTACGAGGGGCTTCCCATCCTCATCGGCATCGGCGGCGCGCTTGGCCTGGAAGGCATGATTGCCGTCCTCTTCCCGGGCATGCCCTACGAATGGGGCGTCATCGCCGCGCTGGTGGCCGCAGTGGTCTGCAGCCTCATCCAGAACGGTAAATCGATCGGTTTCATGCTGCCGCTGCTTTTTTCCAAGCGCCTCGGCAGCATGCTCCTGGTCATCGCCGCCATCTTCATCTTCAAGGAGACTCTGACCCAGACCCACGCCGTGGAGGAAATCGCAAAGGTCGCCAGCGGCTCCGCCGCCCTGATTTTCACCACAGTCTTCATGCCCTTTTTTGTCGGGGCAGTGGCCGGCATCAACGTCGCTTTCGTGGGCGCATCGTTCCCGCTGTTCCTGGGCATGCTCGACACCCTGGGCATGCAGGACCAGACCATGCGCTATGTGGCGCTGGGTATGTTCTCCGGCATGTCGGGCGTGCTCGTCTCCCCGATCCACCTCTGCTTCATCCTCACATGCCAGTACTTCGGGGCCGACCTCGCCAAGGCGTGGCGGCTGCTCGTGGTACCGTGCATGCTGGTTCTCGGCTTCGGATTCCTCTACTTCATGATGCTGGGCTGA
- a CDS encoding SDR family oxidoreductase — protein MNSTRTPSFSAYDALTQRLQSEPRTWCVTGVAGFIGSNLLETLLALGQNVVGIDNFATGHQRNLDEVHAIVGEERFARFTFYEADITDYESCRKVCANVDFVLHQAALGSVPRSLDNPLNTNSANITGFLNMLEAARREGCKRFVYACSSSTYGDSPTLPKVEDQIGEPLSPYAVTKYVDELYGRVFTRCYGMSTLGLRYFNVFGPRQDPEGAYAAVIPKWFDALMKGEPAYINGDGETSRDFSFVANVVRANLLAATTPDTDETTVSGSIMNIACGERTTLNELFALVREQVATIRPEAADQDAVHRDFRPGDVRHSLADITKIRSMLAYEAVEKLREGLTLATPWYAEFLG, from the coding sequence ATGAATAGTACACGTACACCATCTTTTTCTGCGTATGACGCTCTGACCCAACGGCTGCAGTCCGAGCCGCGGACGTGGTGCGTTACCGGCGTTGCCGGGTTTATTGGCTCCAACTTATTGGAAACATTGCTCGCGCTCGGGCAGAACGTTGTCGGCATCGACAACTTCGCCACTGGCCATCAGCGCAATCTCGACGAGGTGCACGCCATTGTGGGCGAGGAGCGCTTTGCTCGTTTCACTTTTTATGAGGCGGACATCACCGACTATGAGTCGTGCCGCAAGGTCTGCGCGAATGTGGACTTCGTGCTGCACCAGGCCGCGCTGGGCTCGGTGCCGCGTTCGCTGGATAACCCGCTGAACACGAACAGCGCCAACATCACTGGATTCCTGAACATGCTGGAGGCCGCACGCCGCGAAGGATGCAAGCGGTTTGTCTATGCGTGCTCCAGCTCCACATACGGCGACTCCCCGACCCTGCCCAAGGTGGAGGATCAGATCGGCGAGCCGCTTTCTCCATACGCCGTGACCAAGTACGTGGATGAGCTTTACGGCCGCGTGTTTACCCGCTGCTACGGCATGTCCACGCTGGGACTGCGCTACTTCAATGTGTTCGGTCCCAGGCAGGACCCGGAAGGTGCGTACGCCGCGGTCATTCCCAAGTGGTTCGACGCGCTGATGAAAGGCGAACCGGCGTACATCAACGGCGACGGCGAGACGAGCCGTGATTTCTCCTTCGTGGCCAACGTGGTGCGGGCCAACCTGCTGGCGGCCACGACGCCAGACACGGACGAGACAACGGTGAGCGGCTCCATCATGAACATCGCCTGCGGCGAGCGGACCACGCTGAACGAGCTGTTCGCTCTGGTACGCGAGCAGGTGGCGACCATCCGCCCGGAGGCCGCGGACCAGGATGCGGTGCACCGGGACTTTCGGCCCGGCGACGTGCGCCACTCCCTGGCGGACATCACCAAGATCCGTTCCATGCTGGCCTACGAGGCGGTGGAAAAGCTGCGCGAAGGGCTGACGTTGGCCACGCCGTGGTACGCCGAGTTCCTTGGCTGA
- a CDS encoding LexA family transcriptional regulator, translated as MTATSFDAFFRRVAEATGVETQNDLARILGVNRSAITQAKQRNAIPQKWLHALARDYGYSARWLESGEGPQNPGAPAAESFDVDCLQIPKVRARLCAGGGSFEVEGQTVETQPFLSPWIHRKGSPDSMVLMDVMGNSMEPEIHEGDTVLIDQSQRDILAGGIYAVGVEDTVMVKRLEKRPGGLALLSDNPDYSPIVLRGEELETVRVIGKVIWLSREYR; from the coding sequence ATGACAGCCACCAGCTTCGACGCTTTTTTCCGGCGCGTCGCCGAAGCCACGGGGGTCGAGACGCAAAACGATCTCGCCCGCATCCTTGGCGTTAATCGCTCGGCCATCACCCAGGCCAAGCAACGTAACGCCATCCCGCAAAAGTGGCTCCACGCGCTGGCCAGGGACTACGGCTACTCCGCCCGCTGGCTGGAAAGCGGCGAAGGCCCGCAGAACCCCGGCGCGCCGGCCGCCGAGTCGTTTGACGTCGATTGCCTCCAGATTCCCAAGGTCCGCGCCCGCCTCTGCGCCGGCGGCGGATCGTTCGAGGTCGAGGGCCAGACCGTCGAGACACAACCCTTCCTGAGCCCGTGGATTCACCGCAAAGGCAGCCCGGACTCCATGGTTCTCATGGACGTCATGGGCAACTCCATGGAACCGGAGATTCACGAAGGGGACACCGTTCTTATTGATCAGTCCCAGCGCGACATCCTCGCCGGCGGCATATACGCCGTGGGGGTGGAGGATACTGTCATGGTCAAACGCCTGGAGAAGCGGCCTGGCGGCCTGGCCCTGCTCTCCGACAACCCTGACTATTCGCCAATCGTGCTGCGCGGCGAAGAGCTGGAAACGGTGCGTGTCATCGGAAAGGTGATCTGGCTCAGCAGGGAGTACCGCTGA
- the amrB gene encoding AmmeMemoRadiSam system protein B yields MDYDAAILPRPRFDLDLIPIQHEGRELILVRDPLQLVKAGSAVAPALIPLLQLLEQGITMAQFQQALTESQGGVLVPCDECERLLAALDSAFLLDTTAYREKRRVMEEEYAAMAVRAPSHAGVSYPAETDAAADLVDAIIAAGKAALPAGETPEGPLLAIVAPHIDIAVGRSAYGHAFAALAETLESDAAAGRRPIDRVVILGVGHKLTDSLYSVTTKDYETPLGRLRTDADAVSRLAALGPPIVSASDWVHRDEHSAEFPALFLQRLFPDPERLAIVPVLCGSAHIDPNEYSRAMYTAHAAKFMEALSDIVADKSRRTLVLASVDFSHIGPKFGHGQTAQALEPETATHDHALLESLAVGSAEAFWEESVRVQDRYNVCGFSAMSTMLEALPPMRGQVLDYAMHHEEPTRSAVSFAAVRLHAV; encoded by the coding sequence ATGGATTACGATGCCGCCATCCTGCCACGGCCGCGTTTCGACCTCGACCTCATCCCCATCCAGCATGAGGGACGCGAATTAATCCTTGTGCGCGACCCTCTGCAACTCGTCAAAGCGGGCAGCGCCGTGGCCCCGGCGCTCATCCCCTTGCTGCAGTTGCTGGAACAGGGCATCACCATGGCGCAGTTCCAGCAGGCGCTCACGGAGTCTCAGGGCGGCGTGCTCGTCCCGTGCGATGAGTGCGAACGTCTCCTGGCTGCGCTGGACTCCGCCTTCCTGCTCGATACGACCGCCTATCGCGAAAAGCGCCGCGTCATGGAGGAGGAGTACGCCGCCATGGCGGTGCGCGCACCTTCCCACGCCGGCGTATCCTACCCGGCCGAAACGGACGCCGCCGCCGATCTGGTGGACGCCATCATCGCCGCCGGCAAAGCCGCCCTTCCCGCAGGTGAAACGCCGGAAGGCCCCCTGCTCGCCATCGTGGCCCCGCATATCGACATCGCCGTGGGCCGTAGCGCGTATGGTCACGCCTTCGCCGCCCTGGCCGAAACCCTGGAAAGCGACGCCGCGGCCGGTCGCCGGCCCATCGACCGCGTCGTGATCCTGGGCGTGGGGCACAAGCTTACGGACAGCCTCTACAGTGTAACGACTAAGGACTACGAGACCCCACTGGGCAGGCTGCGCACCGATGCCGACGCCGTGTCCAGGCTGGCCGCTCTGGGTCCGCCAATCGTCTCGGCCTCGGACTGGGTCCACCGCGACGAGCATTCGGCCGAGTTCCCGGCCCTGTTCCTCCAGCGCCTCTTTCCCGACCCGGAGCGACTCGCCATCGTGCCCGTGCTCTGCGGCTCCGCGCATATCGATCCGAACGAGTACTCCCGCGCAATGTACACAGCCCACGCCGCGAAGTTCATGGAGGCCTTGTCCGATATCGTCGCCGACAAGAGCCGTCGCACATTGGTGCTGGCCAGCGTGGACTTCAGCCACATCGGTCCCAAGTTCGGCCATGGGCAGACAGCCCAAGCTTTGGAGCCGGAGACCGCAACCCACGACCACGCCCTGCTGGAGAGCCTTGCCGTCGGCAGCGCCGAGGCCTTCTGGGAGGAGTCCGTCCGGGTGCAAGACCGCTACAACGTCTGCGGCTTCTCGGCCATGTCCACCATGCTTGAGGCGTTGCCGCCCATGCGCGGCCAGGTGCTGGACTACGCCATGCACCACGAGGAGCCCACCCGCTCCGCTGTGAGCTTCGCCGCCGTGCGTCTGCACGCGGTCTGA
- a CDS encoding Na/Pi cotransporter family protein codes for MNTGTVINLLGGLGLLLLGMKLMTDGLRLAGGPLLRDLLSNWTRTRLRGLLSGFGLTSLVQSSSAVTVAAIGFVNAGLMTMPEAVWVVYGSNVGTTTTAWIVAFLGLKIKIKALALPFIAVGTGLWLSGTVSRRASLGEALAGFGLFFLGVEVMQSAFTGLGPQLALHSGGAPGIAGLALFVGIGFVLTLAMQSSSASLVLVLTAAAGGTIGLEAAAAAIIGANVGTTSTAVFAVIGATPSAKRLAVIHVVFKVITGIIAFLILGPMLAVIVWGRKVVGFAGEPAAILALYHTCFNVLGVMVLWPLTRPLTRFVSKRFKTAEEDESAPKYLDDTVVRTPALAVNALVLELGRIAGIARRMALSAIVCSLGPCPENSREMRVLESLQLKAGKFIGKLTQEGLGQDIADALPRFLRAAQYFRVVGELATEEEQLRAGMQPIPKGEVAKRIDELRRKAAAVVEFGDPEEEGFTPAKLRGLQQEFENDYQEVKQLILNAGTDGRLAVTTMTQLLELNSRIRRLVGQSVKGALMLARLRSRLPFVPPETAAE; via the coding sequence ATGAACACCGGCACTGTAATCAACCTCCTCGGCGGGCTTGGGCTTCTGCTGTTGGGCATGAAGCTCATGACCGACGGCCTCAGGCTCGCCGGGGGGCCTCTTCTGCGCGATCTCCTCTCCAACTGGACGCGGACGCGTCTGCGCGGGCTCCTCTCCGGCTTCGGGCTGACCTCCCTGGTGCAGTCCTCCTCGGCCGTCACAGTGGCGGCCATCGGTTTTGTCAACGCCGGGCTGATGACCATGCCCGAGGCGGTGTGGGTGGTGTACGGCTCCAACGTGGGCACCACGACCACGGCCTGGATCGTGGCGTTCCTGGGGCTGAAGATCAAGATCAAGGCGCTGGCCTTGCCGTTCATCGCCGTCGGCACGGGGCTCTGGCTATCGGGAACCGTTTCGCGGCGCGCCTCGCTTGGTGAAGCGCTCGCGGGCTTCGGCCTCTTTTTCCTGGGCGTGGAGGTCATGCAGTCCGCCTTCACCGGGCTGGGACCGCAGCTCGCCCTGCATTCAGGAGGAGCGCCCGGCATAGCTGGTCTGGCGCTCTTTGTCGGCATCGGCTTTGTCCTCACCCTGGCCATGCAGTCGTCCAGCGCTTCCCTGGTGCTTGTGCTCACGGCCGCGGCCGGCGGCACCATCGGTCTGGAAGCAGCGGCGGCCGCCATCATCGGCGCCAATGTGGGAACCACGTCCACCGCGGTCTTCGCCGTCATCGGCGCCACGCCCAGTGCAAAGCGTCTGGCCGTTATCCATGTTGTTTTCAAAGTCATCACCGGCATCATCGCGTTCCTCATTCTCGGGCCGATGCTCGCCGTCATCGTGTGGGGGCGCAAGGTTGTGGGCTTTGCCGGGGAGCCGGCCGCCATTCTCGCTTTGTACCACACCTGCTTCAACGTCCTGGGCGTGATGGTGCTGTGGCCGCTGACGCGGCCACTCACGCGATTCGTCTCCAAGCGTTTCAAGACGGCGGAGGAGGATGAGTCGGCCCCCAAGTATCTGGACGACACCGTGGTCCGCACGCCAGCGCTGGCGGTCAACGCCCTGGTGCTGGAGCTGGGCCGCATCGCCGGCATTGCCCGTCGGATGGCCCTGTCCGCCATCGTCTGCTCGCTTGGACCGTGCCCCGAGAACTCTCGGGAGATGCGCGTCCTGGAATCATTGCAGTTGAAGGCCGGCAAGTTCATCGGCAAGCTCACACAGGAAGGGCTTGGCCAGGACATCGCCGATGCGCTGCCGCGCTTTTTGCGTGCGGCGCAGTATTTCCGAGTGGTGGGAGAGCTCGCCACCGAGGAAGAGCAACTGCGGGCAGGGATGCAGCCCATCCCCAAAGGGGAGGTGGCCAAGCGCATCGATGAGCTGCGCAGAAAGGCCGCCGCAGTGGTGGAGTTCGGCGATCCGGAAGAGGAAGGGTTCACGCCGGCAAAGCTGCGCGGCCTGCAGCAGGAGTTCGAAAACGACTACCAGGAAGTGAAGCAGCTTATCCTGAACGCCGGCACCGACGGTCGGCTGGCGGTCACCACCATGACGCAGCTGCTGGAGCTGAACTCGCGGATCAGGCGGCTCGTCGGGCAATCCGTCAAGGGCGCGCTCATGCTCGCCCGGCTTCGTTCGCGCCTTCCCTTTGTTCCTCCGGAAACAGCCGCGGAATAG
- the nifJ gene encoding pyruvate:ferredoxin (flavodoxin) oxidoreductase, with protein MAPTMKTMDGNTAAAHVAYALSDTAAIYPITPSSPMGEIADEWAAQGRKNIFGDFVEIRQMQSEAGAAGAVHGSLAAGALTSTFTASQGLLLMIPNMYKIAGELLPGVFHVTARAIASHALSIFGDHSDIYACRQTGFAMLASGSVQEVMDLSLVSHLASLETSLPFMHYFDGFRTSHEIQKIEVIDYETMAKLVNHEKIAEFRARAMNPEHPTIRGTAQNPDIFFQNREACNPYYLRVPQAVQAAMDKVGEATGRKYKLFDYVGDPNAERVIVAMGSGCETIEEYINFANKKGESLGLVKVRLYRPFDNAALRAALPASAKKIAVLDRTKEPGAPGEPLYLDVCTAFLEAKEAPMVINGRYGLGSKEFSPGMVEAIYKNLDAGAKNHFTIGINDDVTNTSLDYDHSLDTTPKGTVQCKFWGLGSDGTVGANKQAIKIIGDNTELFAQGYFAYDSKKSGGITISHLRFGESPIQSTYLINAADYVACHKDTYVHTYDILDGIKEGGTFVLNCHWTLEDMEKEFPASLKRTLAEKKIKFYAIDAVKIAQAVGLGGRINMIMQTAFFNLAGVLPFEKAVEYLKQSIHKAYGKKGDKIVNMNIAAVDQSVENLWEVKYPESWATAGGEEKKGADVPDFVSKVMQPMLEQKGDDLPVSLFNPDGLFPVSTAKYEKRGVAIKVPEWVAENCIQCNQCAFVCPHAAIRPVLVTADEKAKAPAGFGTVDAKGKGMDNLQFRMQVNTMDCQGCGNCADICPPKNPALVMKPIETQTETEVPNFDYAIALTPKADLMPRTSVKGSQFQEPLMEFSGACSGCGETPYVKVITQLFGERMIIANATGCSSIWGASAPSTPYTVNVQGHGPAWGNSLFEDAAEFGFGIEMGLNQRRRSLARQINEVLSDEKGVPDSVKVMKPALSKWAENIDDPDLSRAAGDEIKKLLTETSEDHALVTSLKQNADMLTKKSVWVFGGDGWAYDIGYGGLDHVLASGKDVNVLVMDTEVYSNTGGQASKATPVGSVAKFAASGKKTAKKELGRMTMSYGYVYVATVSMGANKNQFLKAIQEAESYPGPSLIIAYAPCINQGIRKGMGKTQFEEKLAVDCGYWPLYRFDPRLADQGKNPFQLDSKAPDGTLQDFLSGENRYAILEKFMPEESKKLRAEMEEEVKDRFTILERMADPSIVCGGNGGEAKEQADMPNCELSETAEHVRPDESIEPCDDGRSGDA; from the coding sequence ATGGCCCCGACCATGAAAACCATGGATGGCAACACGGCGGCTGCGCATGTAGCGTATGCCCTTTCCGACACGGCCGCCATCTACCCCATCACGCCGTCCTCGCCCATGGGCGAGATTGCGGATGAGTGGGCAGCGCAAGGTCGCAAGAATATCTTTGGCGACTTTGTCGAAATCCGGCAGATGCAGTCCGAGGCCGGCGCCGCAGGCGCTGTGCACGGCTCCCTGGCCGCCGGCGCACTGACCTCGACCTTTACCGCGTCGCAGGGTCTGCTGCTGATGATCCCGAACATGTACAAGATCGCCGGCGAGCTGCTGCCGGGCGTGTTCCATGTGACCGCCCGCGCCATCGCTTCGCATGCGCTGTCCATCTTCGGCGACCATTCCGACATCTATGCCTGCCGCCAGACCGGCTTCGCCATGCTGGCGTCCGGCTCCGTGCAGGAGGTCATGGACCTCAGCCTGGTGTCCCACCTTGCCTCTCTGGAGACCAGCCTGCCGTTCATGCACTACTTCGATGGCTTCCGGACCTCCCACGAGATTCAGAAGATCGAAGTCATCGACTACGAGACCATGGCCAAGCTCGTGAACCACGAGAAGATCGCCGAGTTCCGCGCCCGCGCCATGAACCCGGAGCACCCGACCATCCGCGGCACTGCGCAGAACCCCGACATCTTCTTCCAGAACCGCGAGGCCTGTAACCCGTACTACCTCCGTGTGCCGCAAGCCGTTCAGGCTGCCATGGACAAAGTGGGCGAGGCCACCGGCCGCAAGTACAAGCTCTTCGACTACGTGGGCGACCCCAATGCCGAGCGCGTCATCGTCGCCATGGGCTCCGGCTGCGAGACCATCGAGGAGTACATCAACTTCGCCAACAAGAAGGGCGAGTCCCTGGGCCTGGTCAAGGTTCGCCTGTACCGCCCCTTCGACAACGCCGCTCTGCGCGCCGCTCTGCCGGCTTCCGCCAAGAAGATCGCCGTGCTGGACCGCACCAAGGAACCCGGCGCCCCTGGCGAGCCGCTGTACCTGGACGTCTGCACCGCCTTCCTGGAAGCCAAGGAAGCTCCCATGGTGATCAATGGCCGCTACGGCCTCGGTTCCAAGGAGTTCAGCCCGGGCATGGTCGAGGCCATCTACAAGAACCTCGACGCCGGCGCCAAGAACCACTTCACCATCGGCATCAACGACGACGTCACCAACACCTCGCTTGATTACGACCACAGCCTGGACACTACCCCCAAGGGTACCGTGCAGTGCAAGTTCTGGGGCCTCGGTTCCGACGGCACCGTGGGCGCGAACAAGCAGGCCATCAAGATCATCGGCGACAACACCGAGCTCTTCGCGCAGGGCTACTTTGCCTACGACTCCAAGAAGTCCGGCGGCATCACCATCTCGCACCTGCGTTTCGGCGAATCCCCCATTCAGTCCACGTACCTCATCAACGCTGCCGACTACGTTGCCTGCCACAAGGATACCTACGTGCACACGTACGACATCCTGGACGGCATCAAGGAAGGCGGCACCTTCGTGCTGAACTGCCACTGGACGCTGGAGGACATGGAGAAGGAGTTCCCCGCGTCCCTGAAGCGCACCCTTGCCGAGAAGAAGATCAAGTTCTACGCCATCGACGCCGTGAAGATCGCGCAGGCCGTGGGCCTGGGCGGCCGCATCAACATGATCATGCAGACGGCGTTCTTCAACCTCGCCGGCGTGCTGCCTTTCGAAAAGGCCGTGGAGTACCTCAAGCAGTCCATCCACAAGGCCTACGGCAAGAAGGGCGACAAGATCGTCAACATGAACATCGCCGCTGTTGACCAGTCCGTGGAGAACCTCTGGGAAGTGAAGTACCCCGAGTCCTGGGCCACTGCAGGCGGCGAGGAGAAGAAGGGCGCCGACGTGCCGGACTTCGTCTCCAAGGTCATGCAGCCCATGCTGGAGCAGAAGGGCGACGATCTGCCTGTCTCCCTGTTCAACCCGGACGGCCTGTTCCCGGTTTCCACTGCCAAGTACGAGAAGCGCGGCGTGGCCATCAAGGTTCCGGAGTGGGTTGCCGAGAACTGCATCCAGTGTAACCAGTGCGCCTTTGTCTGCCCGCACGCCGCCATCCGGCCCGTGCTGGTCACCGCCGACGAAAAGGCCAAGGCTCCCGCAGGCTTCGGCACCGTGGACGCCAAGGGCAAGGGAATGGACAACCTCCAGTTCCGCATGCAGGTGAACACCATGGACTGCCAGGGCTGCGGCAACTGCGCCGACATCTGCCCGCCGAAGAACCCGGCGCTGGTGATGAAGCCCATCGAGACGCAGACCGAGACCGAGGTCCCGAACTTCGACTACGCCATCGCCCTAACTCCCAAGGCCGACCTCATGCCGCGCACCTCGGTCAAGGGCAGCCAGTTCCAAGAACCCCTCATGGAGTTCTCCGGTGCGTGCTCCGGTTGCGGTGAGACCCCGTACGTCAAGGTCATCACCCAGCTCTTCGGCGAGCGTATGATCATTGCCAACGCCACGGGTTGCTCCTCCATTTGGGGCGCCTCCGCGCCGTCCACCCCGTACACGGTGAACGTGCAGGGCCACGGCCCGGCTTGGGGCAACTCCCTGTTCGAGGACGCGGCCGAGTTCGGCTTCGGCATCGAGATGGGTCTGAACCAGCGCCGCCGCAGCCTCGCCCGCCAGATCAACGAGGTGCTCAGCGACGAGAAGGGCGTGCCGGACTCCGTCAAGGTCATGAAGCCCGCGCTCTCCAAATGGGCCGAGAACATCGATGATCCGGATCTCTCCCGCGCCGCCGGCGACGAGATCAAGAAGCTGCTCACCGAGACCAGCGAGGACCACGCTCTGGTTACCTCGCTGAAGCAGAACGCCGACATGCTGACCAAGAAGTCCGTGTGGGTGTTCGGCGGCGACGGCTGGGCCTACGACATCGGCTACGGCGGTCTGGACCACGTCCTGGCTTCCGGCAAGGACGTCAACGTCCTGGTCATGGACACCGAGGTGTACTCCAACACCGGCGGTCAGGCCTCCAAGGCCACGCCTGTGGGTTCCGTGGCCAAGTTCGCCGCCTCCGGTAAGAAGACGGCCAAGAAGGAACTGGGCCGCATGACCATGAGCTACGGCTACGTCTACGTGGCCACCGTCTCCATGGGCGCCAACAAGAACCAGTTCCTCAAGGCCATCCAGGAAGCGGAAAGCTACCCCGGTCCTTCCCTGATCATTGCCTACGCCCCCTGCATCAACCAGGGCATCCGCAAGGGCATGGGCAAGACCCAGTTCGAGGAGAAGCTGGCCGTGGATTGCGGTTACTGGCCGCTGTACCGCTTCGATCCGCGCCTGGCCGACCAGGGCAAAAACCCCTTCCAGCTCGACTCCAAGGCGCCCGACGGCACCCTGCAGGACTTCCTCTCTGGCGAGAACCGCTACGCCATCCTCGAGAAGTTCATGCCTGAGGAGTCCAAGAAGCTGCGCGCCGAGATGGAAGAAGAGGTCAAGGATCGCTTCACCATCCTGGAGCGCATGGCCGATCCGTCCATCGTGTGCGGCGGCAACGGCGGGGAAGCCAAGGAGCAGGCCGATATGCCCAATTGCGAGCTCTCCGAGACCGCAGAGCATGTCCGTCCTGACGAGTCCATCGAGCCTTGCGACGATGGCCGCTCCGGCGACGCCTAG